GAAGCGTGTTTCAGTCTCTTTCTTCAATGGTATCGACAATCTGGTTAGCATACCTTCGCAAGGCTGACTCGGGATCGATGCCAGCAACCCGGCATGCTGCTGCCAACTCAAACAGCTGCTTTCCTGCAGAGGCTTCACTTAAATCTTTGGCGGACTCATCAATAGACTCCGTGTCTGCGAGGGTGCCTGGATCGAGCTCTTTCTTTTGAATCTGTTTATAAACATCACGGGCGCGAAGCAGTGACGGCAATTGAGGAGGTAGGTGCTTAAAGACCTTTCCTTCAGGTTGTTTCCCGTTTTTCTTCTCCGTCGCTTTGATCTCGTCCCACTTCTTAAGAACTGCAGCTGAGTCTTTCAGATCTAAATCCTTGGGACCAAACACATGCGGATGACGCCGGATCAATTTTTCATTCACCTCATCACAGACCGCATCGAAATCGAACACTTCGTTCTCACTGGCAATCTGAGCGTGCATGATCACTTGCAAAAGGACGTCGCCCAATTCTTCACGCATGTGCTCCATGTCAAGTGAGTCGAGCGTTTCAAGCAGTTCACAGCATTCGTCAATCAGGCAAACAGCCAAGGATTGGTGGGTCTGCTCAATATCCCAAGGGCAGCCATCTGGGGCGCGCAAGGCGGCTACCGTTTCACGCAAAGCGTCGATAGAGCTCACAATTGTATTTTTTGGTTGGATAGGTTGGATTATTCGGTTCTTGGTTATAACAGATTGCATTACAAATAAAGAACGGAATCCGAAAAATGGACAAACTGACTGAGATCATGGCCTTCAAGCGGCAGGAAATTGCCGACCGCGTAAGGGATGTACCTGAGAGCGAACTGAACGGTTTGATAGATGCCAACCGTCCATCTCTGTTCACCGCCCTTAAAGGTCATGACAAGGTATCTGTCATCGCGGAGATCAAACGGAAATCACCATCTGCAGGGAACATCGCCGCAGGAGCCTCTGCACTGACTCAAGCCACGAATTACGTTGAAGCTAGTACGGACGCAATTTCCGTGCTCACTGACACTGAGTTCTTCTCAGGCACCCTTCATGACCTTGAAGATGCGACTGGCTATATCAAAGAGAAACAGGCCGGAATACCCTGTCTTCGAAAAGATTTTTTCGTTCACCCAATTCAGGTGGTAGAAGCAGCACAAGCTGGAGCCAGTGCCATTCTTATCATTGTCAGAGCTCTAAAAGATGAAGAGATCTCCACACTCTACCAGAGTGCCAATCTGGCGGGTCTCGATTCCATTTTTGAAATTCATAATGAAGAGGATCTTGAGCGCGCCGTAGGAGCCGAAGCGAAAATCATTGGCGTCAACAATCGCAACCTTGCCACCTTCACAACTGATCTAGCACTCTCCGAAACTCTCATACCACAGATCCCTGATGCCTGCGCAAGCATAGCTGAGTCTGGTATTTTCACGATCGAAGATGTTGCCCGTGTAAAAGCGGCGGGAGCTCAAGCGGTGCTAATTGGACAAGCCCTGATGGAGCATGCCGACCCCGGAGCCTTCATCCGGCAGATCCACGAGCTATAACACTGCGGGCGCATGTCGACCTACCCGACTCTCACCGTCGTCAAAGAGATCCTGCAAACACAGGGACTGGCACCGCGCAAACGACTTGGGCAGAACTTTCTCGTCGATGCCAATATCGCCCGTAAATCTCTCGAGCTAGCCAAAGTCAGTGAAGGAGATACGATTGTAGAGATTGGACCAGGACTCGGAGCACTGACGCAATTGCTACTCGAAGCAGGTTCTCAGGTCTTCGCTATAGAAAAGGACTTTGGGTTGCACCGATTCATAGATGAATCCATTGCCCCACGATTTCCAGAACAACTCAAATTGATGCAGGGAGATGCAATGGACCATCCACTGGCATCCTTAACTGACGCTCCCGCCCAAACCAAAATTGTGGCCAACCTACCCTATGCCATCTCGACTCCATGGTTGGATTCGGTATTGGCGGGCCCGTTGCCGGAACGCATGGTCCTGATGCTACAGAAAGAAGCGGCGGATAGGTTTGTTGCCAATTCAGGGTCGGGGAACTTTGGCCCCATTTCTCTGTTCTTGAAGAGTGCCTACGAAGTGCACGAGATCCACAAGGTCGGTGCCCAATGCTTTTATCCGCTTCCAGATGTGGGATCTGCTCTGTTAAGCCTGAGGCGCTTGGAAAATCCCCTGGTATTTAAAAAGGAAATCAAAGAAGGGATCCGGCAGATCTTTCGTCAGCGCAGAAAACAAATCAGCTCCATCGTTGCCAAAGCTCCGCTCCCTGATTCCTTTCAGGCTTGGTTGAAGGCCATGATCGAAAGCGGGCTCGCTCCCGAAACAAGACCCGAAGCGATTACCGAAACTCAATGGAAAGCATTGGCTGCTTGTTAAGCAGACGGTTTTCCGATACCATAGGTTTTAAAACCAATCTTTTCCAAGGCGGCACGATCCAGGATATTTCGACCGTCGAAGATACAGGCCGGTTTCTCCATCGCATCATAAACGCGCTGGTAATCCAGATCCTTGAACATATCCCACTCAGTCAAGATCGCTACAGCATGCGCTCCTTCACAAGCGGCATAGGCGTCCTCAGCAATTTCGACATTGCGATTGGGAATTCCATTCTCATCGACTTCAGATTCACTTAGATCGAGGAAAATATTATCCCGAGTCACTTGTGGATCGTAGATAGAAACCGTGGCATTCTCAGCGATCAGATCCTGACAGACGTATATCGATGAAGACTCGCGGGTATCATTGGTATCTTTCTTAAACGCGAAACCGAGGATGGCGATCTTCTTGCCATTTACGGTGTTGAAAAGCGAGTGCACGATTTTACCTGAAAAACGCTTTTTCTGATAATCGTTCATCTCAACGACCTTACACCAGTAATCGGCGACCTCTTGCAGACCGAAGTGTTCGCAAAGATACACCAGGTTCAGAATGTCTTTCTGGAAACAAGATCCACCGAAACCAACAGAAGCCTTTAAAAACTTCGGCCCGATACGGCTGTCTGTTCCAATCGCTCTGGCAACTTCATCCACATCCGCACCTGTTTCTTCACAGAGTGCACTCATTGCATTGATAGAAGAAATACGCTGGGCTAGAAATGCATTCGCGGTAAGCTTGGAAAGTTCAGAAGACCAGAGATTCGTCGCCAAAATTCTTTCCCTGGGAATCCAGTTTGCATAGACACTGGTAAGCGTCTCGATCGCTTCCAGTCCTTCCGGAGTTTGGTCGCCACCAATTAAAACGCGATCGGCGTTGTGCAAATCTTCAATGGCTGTTCCCTCAGCAAGGAACTCTGGATTAGAAAGTACTTGGAACTGAGCACTGTCGCTTTCATCCAAAATCTGTTTCAACGCGTCCGCTGTTCTTACCGGAATCGTAGATTTCTCAACTACGATCTTAGGCCCCTTTGCCATCTTGGCGATATCGCGGGCACATTTTTCTATGTAAACGAGGTCGGCTGCGCGTCCGGCGCCAATACCATATTTTTTGGTAGGCGTTCCGACAGCCACGACAATGATGTCAGCTTCGGCTATAGCCGTTTCTCGGTCGGTGGAAAAGAATAGGTTCTTTCCTCGCTGCTGTTCGACCACTTCGGCCAAACCCGGCTCAAAAACGGGAAGGTTTCCATTATTCCATGCATCAATTTTAGATGCATCAACATCCACAACTGTGACGTTTATGTGAGGGCATTTTTCTGCAATGACAGCCATGGTAGGTCCCCCTACATAGCCAGCACCGATACAACAGATTTTCATAACTTGGATAAGATAAGATTTGTGTAGAAACTAATTAAACTGACGAATTACTTTAGCCAAGCGCTTTCCGGCTTCCACCAAATCGTCGACTTCAAGTACTCCGTATGATGAACGCAGGTAGTTTTTCGGGCCTTCAGGAGCAAAACATAAATTGCCCGGAACATAGAGAACACCTTCTTTTACAGCATTTTCAAAAAAAGCGCCTTCCATGGAGGTATCCAGCCCTTCCGGACCTTTCAGCCAGAGGTACAATCCACCGTCAGGTTTTTGCCAACTCCAACCCACTTTTTGTAGCTCTTCTTCAACCAGCGTACGATGGAGTACTTCCATTTTTAATTGGTAGCGTTTGCGGCCTCGCTCGAGCTGGGCATCGTAATCACCTTGCTCGATTGCATGTTCCAAAATCGCCTGTGCGTAGTTGGAAGAACCAAAATCGTGGTGCCCTTTTACGCTGGTCATCTTGCTGAGAAGATCCGGGTGATCACAGATGGCGAAACCCGCCTTTAAACCCGTTGCGAACGATTTGGTGAACGTGCCAAAAAACAAACGGGGAAAAGCATCAAACGCCTCAATGGCAAAGACCGAAGTGGATGGGAACGGCTCCTCAAAATAGAGTTCCTGATAGGCCCCATCCTCCAAAATCGGAATCATCAATCCCGCATCCCGGAGGATGTGGGCGACTTCAGCCTTCTTCTCATTGGTAAGGCAGCGGGTGGATGGATTTGAAAACCATGATTCCAGGTAGATACCTTTCACGCGCTTGTCTGTTCCATTGGCCTTCATGCCTTCCAATAAGGAAATGAGCCCTTTTGAATCCAGCTCATCGTCTTCATTGATTGGAATCCCGACCGCTTCGATCCCGAGCCCCTTGAGAAGCTCAAGAAAGACAAAGTAACTAGGACTCTCCACCAGTAGGATGTCTCCCGGATCACAAAGCACCTGCATCGCGAGATAGAGAGCTTGTTGAGAGCCGTTCGTCAGCATCACATGATCCGGATGATAATCAGGACTCTGATGCTGGTCGAATTGACTCAAGCGCTTGGACACAAACTTTCTCAAGCCAGGTCGTCCCAGCGTAGTACCATATTGCAGATACTGAGGAGGTTTTCCGCTCGTGGCCAACGCCACTGAAATATCTCGGACGGCTTTTACAGGCAGTGCTTCGGTATCCGTAAATCCAGCAGCCAGGGACAGGAGATCTTTATTCTCTAATGCCACCTTCATTACCTCAGAGATAACGGGCGGCTCGGCCCATTGACCGATGCGTGAAAAACGAATGCTAGGAGAGCTCATAGGTAAAGCTGCACAATGGCCCCAGTAGAGTGGGCCATCAAGTATTAAGCTTAGCTAAGAAGCCCGGGCCTTAGGCCATTGCTCCAGCAGGATCAGTAGAAGGTCCGATCTCGGGCTTCTTCTCTTCCTTGGACTCTTTCGTTCCGTCCTCTTCTTCCTGATCCTTCTTCTTACGAATCAGGTCATTACTCTCGATGGGCGAAATAATTTTTCCTTCAGCCAATATTTCCTTCACATGCTTGCCTTCGATCGTTTCGAACTCAAGCAGTGCTTCCGCTATAAGTCTCAACGCTTCGCGATGATCTTCAATCATCTCCTTTGCTCGATCGTATTGTTTGTTAACAATTGAACGAATAGCTTCATCAATGCGCT
This genomic stretch from Opitutia bacterium ISCC 52 harbors:
- a CDS encoding PLP-dependent aminotransferase family protein, which encodes MSSPSIRFSRIGQWAEPPVISEVMKVALENKDLLSLAAGFTDTEALPVKAVRDISVALATSGKPPQYLQYGTTLGRPGLRKFVSKRLSQFDQHQSPDYHPDHVMLTNGSQQALYLAMQVLCDPGDILLVESPSYFVFLELLKGLGIEAVGIPINEDDELDSKGLISLLEGMKANGTDKRVKGIYLESWFSNPSTRCLTNEKKAEVAHILRDAGLMIPILEDGAYQELYFEEPFPSTSVFAIEAFDAFPRLFFGTFTKSFATGLKAGFAICDHPDLLSKMTSVKGHHDFGSSNYAQAILEHAIEQGDYDAQLERGRKRYQLKMEVLHRTLVEEELQKVGWSWQKPDGGLYLWLKGPEGLDTSMEGAFFENAVKEGVLYVPGNLCFAPEGPKNYLRSSYGVLEVDDLVEAGKRLAKVIRQFN
- a CDS encoding MazG family protein — encoded protein: MSSIDALRETVAALRAPDGCPWDIEQTHQSLAVCLIDECCELLETLDSLDMEHMREELGDVLLQVIMHAQIASENEVFDFDAVCDEVNEKLIRRHPHVFGPKDLDLKDSAAVLKKWDEIKATEKKNGKQPEGKVFKHLPPQLPSLLRARDVYKQIQKKELDPGTLADTESIDESAKDLSEASAGKQLFELAAACRVAGIDPESALRRYANQIVDTIEERD
- a CDS encoding UDP-glucose 6-dehydrogenase, with the translated sequence MKICCIGAGYVGGPTMAVIAEKCPHINVTVVDVDASKIDAWNNGNLPVFEPGLAEVVEQQRGKNLFFSTDRETAIAEADIIVVAVGTPTKKYGIGAGRAADLVYIEKCARDIAKMAKGPKIVVEKSTIPVRTADALKQILDESDSAQFQVLSNPEFLAEGTAIEDLHNADRVLIGGDQTPEGLEAIETLTSVYANWIPRERILATNLWSSELSKLTANAFLAQRISSINAMSALCEETGADVDEVARAIGTDSRIGPKFLKASVGFGGSCFQKDILNLVYLCEHFGLQEVADYWCKVVEMNDYQKKRFSGKIVHSLFNTVNGKKIAILGFAFKKDTNDTRESSSIYVCQDLIAENATVSIYDPQVTRDNIFLDLSESEVDENGIPNRNVEIAEDAYAACEGAHAVAILTEWDMFKDLDYQRVYDAMEKPACIFDGRNILDRAALEKIGFKTYGIGKPSA
- the rsmA gene encoding ribosomal RNA small subunit methyltransferase A gives rise to the protein MSTYPTLTVVKEILQTQGLAPRKRLGQNFLVDANIARKSLELAKVSEGDTIVEIGPGLGALTQLLLEAGSQVFAIEKDFGLHRFIDESIAPRFPEQLKLMQGDAMDHPLASLTDAPAQTKIVANLPYAISTPWLDSVLAGPLPERMVLMLQKEAADRFVANSGSGNFGPISLFLKSAYEVHEIHKVGAQCFYPLPDVGSALLSLRRLENPLVFKKEIKEGIRQIFRQRRKQISSIVAKAPLPDSFQAWLKAMIESGLAPETRPEAITETQWKALAAC
- a CDS encoding indole-3-glycerol phosphate synthase TrpC, encoding MDKLTEIMAFKRQEIADRVRDVPESELNGLIDANRPSLFTALKGHDKVSVIAEIKRKSPSAGNIAAGASALTQATNYVEASTDAISVLTDTEFFSGTLHDLEDATGYIKEKQAGIPCLRKDFFVHPIQVVEAAQAGASAILIIVRALKDEEISTLYQSANLAGLDSIFEIHNEEDLERAVGAEAKIIGVNNRNLATFTTDLALSETLIPQIPDACASIAESGIFTIEDVARVKAAGAQAVLIGQALMEHADPGAFIRQIHEL